One genomic segment of Campylobacter sp. includes these proteins:
- a CDS encoding cytochrome d ubiquinol oxidase subunit II yields MHEIFQIYWWCVVSLLGGILVFMLFVQGGQTLLFTLAKNETEKDFIINSIGKKWELTFTTLVMFGGACFAAFPLFYATSFGGAYWAWMALLFCFIIQAVAYEYRKKPDNFLGAKTYEAFLFINGSLGTILLGIIVSTLFSGSEFALGQNNFVQWKNPARGLEALANPFNYILGIALFFCARTGASLYLMNNIAEPEMIAKLKASLKFNASAFLVFFIAFLAWVLLKQGYAIGAGGVVSLESFKYLHNYLSLPAALVLLLLGVVLVLVGIFKGAFTSSVRGIFFYGVGIVCAVTSVFLILGLNNTAFYPSNFDLQSSLSISNASSSLYTLKTMFYVSFLVPFVLGYISYVWRAMDAKKLDKDGLSNEHY; encoded by the coding sequence ATGCACGAAATTTTTCAAATTTATTGGTGGTGTGTGGTTTCGCTTCTGGGCGGAATTTTAGTTTTTATGCTCTTCGTGCAGGGCGGTCAGACGCTGCTTTTTACGCTGGCGAAAAATGAGACCGAGAAGGATTTTATAATAAATTCCATCGGCAAGAAATGGGAGCTTACGTTTACTACGCTCGTTATGTTCGGCGGAGCGTGCTTTGCGGCGTTTCCGCTATTTTATGCGACCAGCTTCGGCGGTGCGTATTGGGCGTGGATGGCTCTGCTTTTTTGCTTCATAATCCAAGCCGTCGCTTACGAATACAGAAAAAAGCCCGATAATTTCTTGGGCGCTAAAACTTATGAAGCCTTTCTTTTCATAAACGGCTCGCTGGGCACGATCCTGCTTGGCATCATCGTCTCGACGCTTTTTAGCGGCAGCGAGTTTGCGCTGGGGCAGAATAATTTCGTGCAGTGGAAAAACCCGGCTCGCGGACTTGAGGCGCTAGCAAATCCGTTTAATTACATCTTGGGAATTGCGCTATTTTTCTGCGCCAGAACTGGAGCGAGCTTATATTTGATGAACAATATCGCCGAGCCTGAAATGATCGCCAAGCTCAAAGCCTCGCTTAAATTTAACGCTAGCGCGTTTTTGGTTTTTTTCATCGCGTTTTTGGCGTGGGTCTTGCTAAAGCAGGGCTACGCGATCGGCGCCGGCGGCGTAGTAAGCCTTGAGAGCTTTAAGTATCTGCATAACTACCTAAGCCTGCCTGCGGCGCTAGTCTTGCTGCTGCTGGGCGTCGTGCTGGTGCTGGTGGGGATATTCAAAGGCGCATTTACAAGCAGCGTGCGCGGGATATTTTTCTACGGCGTAGGCATCGTATGCGCGGTAACGAGCGTATTTTTGATCCTAGGGCTAAACAATACGGCGTTTTATCCGTCAAATTTCGACCTGCAAAGCTCGCTTTCGATAAGTAACGCAAGCTCGAGCCTCTATACGCTTAAGACGATGTTTTACGTGTCGTTTCTAGTGCCTTTCGTGCTGGGTTATATCAGCTATGTTTGGCGCGCGATGGATGCTAAGAAGCTTGATAAAGATGGGCTTTCAAACGAGCATTATTAG